A part of Neodiprion pinetum isolate iyNeoPine1 chromosome 4, iyNeoPine1.2, whole genome shotgun sequence genomic DNA contains:
- the LOC124216597 gene encoding angiotensin-converting enzyme-like: protein MSHWMISVIRAIAISSVLQTSLGFRKHRCHNSKGSCSYTSGTEERRIRRSESVSKDMEQLAKGPVTPDVFLELMNNLSAVEYHRNAVAQWEFESNITETTRTKALKSSARLAKFQKIVWKAAAKYDWRNFNGTSGMKRQLQMISVLGSAVLSDDKFKQLDEVINKMESIYSTATIEPYVKMDDSSKSKRLRRSGKRRLRLEPDFSSVTRYWTYPYEDPNFEKTIFDIWQEVKPFYLQLHAHVRNRLRAKYGTEVIPESGYIPAHVFGDMWTQSWIHLNKETMPYPDHAIPDMTNRLKLNNFTKMEFFKLSEDFFRSLGFPKLPETFWQNSIIERPANNKTELVCHGSAWDMYDGRDFRIKMCTEVTYDDLVIVHHEMGHVQYYIQYRDQPIVFREGANPGFHEAIGDTIALSVSSLPHACGLGLVDNADYQPMTDINYLYLIALQKIAFLPFAYCVDKWRWTVFTDEVTPEIYNSLWWKFRAEIQGIEPPINRDETDFDPGAKYHVAANVPYIRYFVSFIIQFQFHEALCLNAGQYDPNDPSRPLHRCDIYGSREAGIAMRSMDSNLFFKRRVDCFLRIVIFRQMMKLGSSLPWQDTMERFTGSRVMRTEGITAYFRPLYNWLKQENSRTREPVGF from the exons ATGTCACACTGGATGATCTCGGTGATCCGTGCGATTGCGATCTCCTCCGTTCTTCAAACTTCATTGGGTTTTCGAAAGCACAGATGTCACAACTCCAAAGGGTCGTGTTCTTACACCTCTGGTACAGAAGAGCGCAGAATACGCAGGAGCGAGTCGGTTTCAAAGGACATGGAACAGTTGGCGAAGGGTCCTGTAACTCCAGACGTG TTTCTAGAACTGATGAACAACCTGAGTGCTGTCGAGTATCACAGGAACGCTGTGGCGCAGTGGGAATTCGAAAGCAACATCACTGAGACGACGAGGACCAAGGCG ctcAAGTCATCCGCCCGACTGGCcaagtttcaaaaaatcgtttgGAAAGCTGCTGCGAAATACGATTGGCGGAATTTTAACGGCACGTCAGGGATGAAAAGACAGCTTCAAATGATCTCAGTGCTTGGAAGCGCCGTTTTATCCGACGACAAGTTCAAGCAG CTGGACGAggtgataaataaaatggaatcAATCTACAGCACCGCGACGATAGAACCTTACGTGAAAATGGACGATTCTTCGAAGTCGAAAAGGCTGCGAAGAAGTGGAAAACGGAGATTGCGACTAGAGCCAG ATTTTTCATCCGTTACTCGGTACTGGACCTATCCCTACGAGGATCCCAATTTTGAAAAGACGATATTCGACATCTGGCAAGAGGTGAAACCTTTTTATCTACAACTTCACGCCCACGTCAGAAACCGACTTAGGGCCAAGTACGGAACTGAGGTTATTCCTGAGAGCGGGTACATCCCAGCTCATGTCTTTG GCGATATGTGGACCCAGTCTTGGATTCATTTGAACAAAGAAACGATGCCGTATCCTGATCACGCTATTCCGGACATGACGAACAGGCTGAAGCTCAAC AACTTCACAAAGATGGAGTTCTTCAAGCTGTCCGAGGACTTTTTCCGGTCCCTGGGTTTCCCAAAACTGCCAGAAACGTTCTGGCAGAATTCAATCATCGAACGTCCAGCCAACAACAAGACTGAACTGGTTTGTCACGGGTCAGCATGGGACATGTACGACGGAAGGGATTTCAG GATCAAGATGTGCACCGAAGTAACCTACGATGATCTGGTGATCGTTCATCACGAGATGGGTCACGTTCAGTACTACATCCAGTACAGAGACCAGCCGATCGTTTTCAGAGAAGGAGCCAATCCTG GGTTTCACGAGGCGATCGGTGACACAATAGCGCTGTCGGTTTCCTCCTTGCCTCACGCCTGCGGCCTGGGCCTCGTTGACAACGCTGACTATCAGCCCATGACGGACATAAACTATTTGTACTTGATTGCGCTTCAGAAGATCGCTTTCCTCCCATTTGCCTACTGCGTCGACAAGTGGCGTTGGACCGTTTTCACCGATGAAGTTACGCCCGAGATATACAACAGCCTTTGGTGGAAGTTCAG GGCTGAAATCCAGGGCATCGAGCCTCCCATCAATCGTGACGAGACCGACTTCGACCCTGGAGCTAAGTATCACGTGGCTGCCAACGTGCCGTACATAAG GTACTTCGTCAGTTTCATCATTCAGTTCCAGTTCCATGAGGCACTGTGCCTCAACGCTGGTCAGTACGACCCAAACGATCCGAGCAGGCCTCTTCATCGATGCGATATTTACGGCAGCAGGGAAGCAGGGATAGCGATGCGGTCA ATGGACTCAAATTTGTTCTTCAAAAGACGAGTAGATTGTTTCTTGCGCATTGTAATTTTCAGGCAAATGATGAAGCTTGGATCCAGTCTGCCCTGGCAGGATACGATGGAACGTTTCACTGGAAGCCGCGTGATGCGGACCGAGGGAATAACGGCCTACTTTCGCCCTCTATACAACTGGCTTAAACAAGAAAACTCTCGAACCAGAGAACCAGTTGGATTCTGA